Genomic DNA from Solanum dulcamara chromosome 4, daSolDulc1.2, whole genome shotgun sequence:
GTTGCTACTGTTCATTTCTCTATTATTTTCTATATGCTTCAGTTGAGTCGAGGGTCCATCAGAAAACAACATATCTATCTTCACAAGATAAGGGTAAGGTAATTGCGTACACATCATACTTTCAGACCCCACTTATAAAATTACACTAGATATATGTTATCGTTGTTATTTTCAAGAAAGTGTCATCTTGTTCTTctctttataaataaatatgctCAAGCGTTTGTAGCcttttcttgaatttgatttatttgtattttagtTCAAGATCTTGAAATTTAAATAACCCAATCTGTCTTAGagctttttttaaaacaaaaaaatcgaAACTAAATAATCGGTGGTATAGAGGTATTTGACTATTTCTTAAGAAATGAACATTCTGcgtaactcaactcaaaattaGCTCAATAAGGGAGGATTGCTCAAGAGTCAAGATCATATTATTAGGAGATCACTTATCCTTTTTTTCACCATGCGGGACTATTCAATACCTTACATCACCCGCATGCTGGACATTTGAAGTGTTGGCAATTTAATATGGGGCGCAATATCGAAAAAATAATAACTGATAACATGTTTCGGAATACATTTTGGAtctaactcaaactcaaaaactAACTTAAGAGAATAGAATTATTCAATACCATACAAGAAAATCGCCCATCATTTTCTCATCTGATGAGAATCTCGAtcaacattttattttattttttgcttaAGAACGGAAGGATTtcatttaataataattaagaagGTTCATCAATACAAGTGgaactattattatatgtgaaATTAAACACTATATTTGTTGTTACAACAATATAGTAATTCGCAATGATGGGAGATGGATTGGAGCAGAATTCTAAAACTACGGAACTAACTGGTTTTACATCGGGAGAACAAGATCCGGAGCAATGACCTTTAGACGACTTAAGTCTTACTCTCTCTCCTTCTCtatcttttactattttttttggattttctatTCAGTATTTGATATTTGCATAGAAGTCTAGATTAATTCGAATTCATGTTGAGTTAATATCATTTAGAAGAGAAGTGCTTCctaacataatatttttatatccaAAACTCAAATTCAAAAGCTTTGATTAAAAAATCTCGaaattatatattcatcacACTACGTATGTTGGCGAGTTAAACATCACTCATAAATTGCTAGTGAAAATATCTTATATATTATTAGTAACAAAAGTTAGTACAAACAAGGAAGGGGACCTATATAAATATCGATTTTTGTCCCGTATtcgaaataatatatataccaaCAATTTCCGATCATATTATGAGCCTAAAGTTTGGTCAACTAAAATGACAGGCAAATCATAGAGTAAATTGCAATAATAATGGAAGTGAGCATTTCACTCAAAGCTTAATGTGAAATAATAACTTTCGTGTCTGTGAAGCTAAATacgagaaaaataaaatgaattggATGTTTTGGGtaagaaggaaaatattttcttaaaaaataaagtaaatttttaattatttattttcttgacttatatacaaaaagaaaaaaatattatttttaaaatatttatatatgatctTGACAAATGCTATTAGAGGCGAAGATGAGAGGTATATGAGGTATATGTGAAGATCAGGTGTGTTGGAGGTGAAGAAAACACGATGAAACTTGTTCTTGTTTTTCTACTTTTATTAGaaacatcattttcctcaaagCTCTCCACACacaatcccccccccccctccacatccacctcaaactcaatcaaacaacaacaaaaatatatcCATTTTAATTTCATAAGTAAAGTCGTATATACTATCTTACTCCTGTCTTAAAAAAATAGTAAGGATCATTTTCAATAGACTCTTGATTCAAGTAAAACATATAAAAAGTAAGAATATAAAACAAAAACacaaaacaataaaattaaagcataaaataataagaaaatattaattaaaaaaaatactgtAACAAACAATGTTAAATCAAACATCATCACAAATATTAAGACAAAAAGAGTAATAACAAAAAATTTCATCTTTTTACACCAAAGAGTATCAAAACATCAAACAAGAAGACAAAACAATAATATAGTATAAATCAAATAACTTTGTTAATATAGTTTAATTCACTTTTGACTTCTTAGCAGCAGCAACTTCTCTTGCCTTTTGTTCAAAAAGGCTTCCATCATAAACATCTCTTACTGCTTCTTTAGTCAATATACCATCCTTGTTTTTACCCACATCAAATAGAATCCTCCAATCTGTCATAGCATTAAGCCTACCAAAaaagatattaaaaaaattgattaccAATATTTTTACCATGGAATTTTTCTCCcttaaaagaaaattgaatGGCGGAATACATTAACAACTTCTTAAACTTGCCACAGAATTTCATTCAGATATTTAAATTACAATTTGTTTCAATCGAACAACTAAACACATAATAAATATTGCTATCAAACACTTCCAGCTTATCAAATTATGGAAAACCTTATGCATGTGTTTTCAAACGTTAAATAAGTTAATCACATAAAATTTACACCttactttaatataatttatacaCATGATCAACCTTAATTAGAATAGTCGTAAGGTTTTACTGCTTATTATTAAGGCTAATGTATACAACTAAAGAAGGTAGCATAATTTAAGtgattaatttatatatttaacgGGCGTTTGAAAACACATGCATAAACTTTTCCTAAATTTGAGCTGAAAGAGTCTAAAAGAAATACTAGTTTATCATACGTTCAATTGCTCAAATAGAATAAGTCataattcaaatatctaaataaaatttactaacAAATTTAAGAAATAGCCAATCATATGTATCACTTCaaagaaaaagaattttaaaaccaaaaaatgaaatagaaGTATAAATAGTACCATCCAAAGTAGTCCTTAGGTTCTCTATTTTTCTTGAGCAATTCATCCACTTCATCTGATGTTAAGGATTCTGAATTTTGATGTGCATATTTCTTGAAAATCTCCTCAAATTTCTCTGGTACAAACCTTCACAAGTAGGAAAAACATTCAATAATGTTTGGTAAGGcggaaaatattttatgaaaaaaaaatctgaaaaaataagtgattttatttatttattgatatttAATAAGTAATTAGAACAAATTATTCGACAaacatttatatataaattagatAAATACAAAAGGTAAGGGGTTGAGGTGACGGATGTGGAGCCAGACCGAAATTTATTTGTCTGACTTTGACTTGACACggagttaaaagttaaaaaaagtaaaaaaaaattaaaattttatgtctTACACTAAAGATATatgaaatatatcaaaatatattttaatcgTGCGATCAATTTTTACCTTCCTTCAGAATCATAGGCATCAGAATCACTTCCATGTTtgccaaatttgatatttttaatcaCAATTGGAAATAGTGGAGATGGCCATTTTCCCTAAGAACAAAACAAATAAATGAGTATTTAGCtagaaataattttcaaaaaaaatctttacATTTTAATCTCTGTATATAATCAAACTAAGttgcataaaaataaaaataaactaaacatTTATTTATGTGTAGAGAATAAAAAGTCATATGTGACTAAGACACTACCCAAACTCCTACAACAAGAGATAACAATAGAGACCTTTTtgcataatttaaatttacgttTGTGTAATGTCTCTATTAAACAGCGAAAGCGTTCTCCATTGAAATGTTTTATATTTCCTAAGTTCAAATTCgagataattaattaaaaaataacaaaattatttattccaccgtaatcattattattattaataataataattaaaaaaaagttaaagcTAAACAGCTAGAAACAACTAGCCTATGGGTCTACCACTGTCTCCAGCTTAATCTGTCGacctttctattcttttttattttaatttagaattcagaattaattatttttttcataatcaagacaaaacatttaaaaaatatctcaTCATATACTATTTTCGTCGCAACTTGCAAACACTATAAAAATTCCTTAAAacccattttaatttttttaaaaaatatgaaattaagtCAATTCGGCTCTAAATATAATAAAGAATGACAAAAGGactattttgtttgttttacttAGCTTATATTGACTTGATACACtccttaaaaaaaaattaattaaaggtgtattccattaacattaagaaaaaattatgtaaatacacatattattttatcataatttttaaaattttttattttttttaaaaaaattaataatcatctctcggatacatcactctCCATTCGCTGATACATTCCTCTTAAGTATCTGAATGTCCTATACCCTCTCCCCTCTGATTCAAACTGCTCTCATTCCTTAGTTGACACCAAGAAAAAGAAACCCTGCCACcttgaaatataaaaaaacatCTCTATTCTCTTCTTATGTATTCGAATGCCTGTTAATATATCCGAAAATCCAGtgatatatttgaaattcataaattttaagggatatttgtaattttgaaaagagtagaaaaataatgtaattagctcttaatACTATATGAAATTTATGTAAATTATCCTATTATTAAACTAAtcttattaataatatttgaaaCTCTATATTTAACTACTACTATTTATGTTGTCATTTAATACTAAtagtagaaaagaaaaaatgtgataaattctcttaattttataaattaaaataactacTTTTAATACAGAGGTTACATAATATGAAACTGAAGAAATAGCATTCAATCAACAATTGCCGTTAATTAATGTAACATGCTACCGACGAGATCTTAAAAAGATTATTTGTCgccattaaatattttattgttattggcAAAAGGCgcagaaatttgaaaaataatagttaaatttattatttttaacggTTTAATTTCAAATAATCACACATACTTTAACATAGTGAGATCTAAGATTCTCAATTCAAATCTCTTTGTTTAgtgatataattaaataaaaaataaattattatgtataattaaataaataaaaatatatgattcGAAATTGGACTTACTGGTCGAGTCTTGCCACTTGTAACAACATGGATGAGAAAAGCAGCCAAAAGTGAACGGAAAACATCACGTCCCAATTTTCTAAAACCTAATAAATGATAAACCATAGATgagaaaatattaaagaaaaaaataattaaagcgCTATATAAAATTAGaggaaaatatcaaatttactaaaaataagtaattaaattaagaaaaatgcAAACCTTGATATGTTTCCCAAGGGTATATTATTCCATCTTTGTTAATATCAAAGAACATTACATGCTTTTGTAAAGGTGTCAACTCATCATTATTTCCAATACCTGCAaccaataaatatatatttaaaatttgtatCAAAGTTCTGAGAAAAGAATCGTCTTATCATTCAATAGAACTGAATTACTTtaatctaataaaaatatttaatttatatgaaaatttacttaatatatttaaataattaattcaaattctaTAAATTAAACACACCTCAGAATTCATGAGTTGGTGAATAATTTAGTGAGTAAATTATTAGCTACGTAAATCAATAATCATGGGACAGTagtcaaaaataattatgaccACTTTCTCACTTAAAAAGAGCTACGAAATTTATTATTAATCTACTAAATAAATCATAGCTAATATAAAATGCTAATTAGTCTCTGTTAATATGTGTGAAATTAgctacaaaagaaaaaaagaattagtTATGTTATTCCTTGTTGATTTATCTCTAAATAATCcataactaataaaatattttttatatatcatTAAATAAGAGCTTAGCAAcaattttttattgtttaacAACATAAGTTGTCTGTCGTTAATTTTTGTTTTACGGTGTGtgaaagagagaaatattgaGAGATAAAGTGAGAGAGATGCATACCATCATCAAGTTGAGTATTGCTTGAAGAAGCCATTGTAGATTAATAACTTaggaaaaaggaaagagagattaaagaagaagaaggaagaagaaagaagaaaaaagagaaagaagggaaatttcaataatatttgtTTGGAGGGggtatacatacatacatatatataatacatatatatagagagagaaagtgaAAAATAAAGTATGGATTGCTTCTATCCATTTTgaccttttttttgttttttcattcGGCGTTTGAAATTAGTAGAGCTCCGACTAAATTTAAATTACGCATTGTATGGCTCATTTGGAGGTGACGCTCTCAACAAAAACAAATTCATACTCAAGGCTTAAAATCGAAACCTCTGATTAATGGTAAAACAGTGTTACCAGCACCATAACCCATGTTTTAATTAAcatatttttgaaagaaatactttctctattttaaaataattatcacaTTTTGCTTCTCTAGAATTAAttaaacaattttttaaaatttaaactaaattaaattaatttaatattttaaaattaatatttaaattttgaatattaaaaaattatacagaaaatattataagttatagtttttaaatacattttaaaatattaattaaagttCACATCGTTTGACTTTCAGAAAAAAAATGGTGCCAAGTGTTTTGAAATAGAGTAAgtataaaaaatgataattttactatattaatcttaattattatacattatataaatattgaaaataaatagtacttactaataaaaataaaataataaattaaaattttaaatttaataaataaaagtgaatttttttaaagaaggtgaataagagcctgtttggatggcttaaaaaagtaacttttatgtatgaagtgcttttagaacgttgaagtgctgaaagttatttttataaataagcagttttggataaaagtgtttatgttaaaaataagtgtttgaattttagggttaaaagaattaaaatggTAGTCtagaaatttagttaaaatataagggatataaaagtaatttttatggtcaaacaaaatggctttacgcacttagaaaaaaagttaaaaatcctaacttttcattttttactgactttaaaaattttatgaCTTAacgttagcattagacaaacacgtccaaatgctaaaaaagagttttaaatTGGTTCCAAAGAGTGAGAAACTTTTCTTCCTAATTTTCGTCCACTAATTAAGGAAACAAGTTCGACTTTTATATATTTCTCTTAGTCGTTTACTTTCCAAATTTAGAAAGCAAAATACTATCTTCATTCTTTATTACTCCTCACaatttaatatgaaaaaaattataatttataatattttaatttaaaatataaaatattgagttattttaatgtaatttaacttcaaaattaattaaattaactctcataaaataaaatatgataaataaaaacgaatgaaaaaaatacttatttgaggtgaaaaattattaattaatagaaATGAGCTACCACTAATGGCTATCTTACGGTGGATGGTGTTAGACCTGAAGTTTTTAATTCTAGctctaaatataaaaaaaattatcaataaaaaatatttttcttcaaatggagcttataaattcaaaatgatcgaacattaatatgaatattaaatAACGGAATGGGCAATCTTTCCGACCTATATGTCGACTAGTGTGAAAATTAAATATGGGGTTGATATAGAGTCaaacaaaagatatttttagtTAAAATGACAAAGGCCCATCCCTTTCTTTTTTAGGTAAGAATTAAATATCATGTgaatatattcttttttttttatttgtcaatttttaatttgacacatttattaagaaatttatttttaatatagtgaatttattattttatttttattaattactaaaatcataattcaaattttaaaatattaactcTCTCAATAAATTAAGGatataataagtaaaaaaattataccttcttaatttatcaaatttgataaataaaaataaaaatgaaattaaatttttttgacaattaaaaaaaaaacagagagtAAATATTATGGCAATTGGCACACACCACAACATTACAATTATTGGGGATTTGTGAAATCTTATCAAtttggcaaaaaaaaaaattcaaaagatgTGGCAAGCAACCATCCAGCCACTCCCTCATTTTAAGGCACGTTCATTTTTGGTACGTGTACTTCAAGTTAACTatcataaaaaatttaaaaaataaaaaaaatatatataccataTCTTCTTAGAAAATGACAAATATAAAAGAGATTAATTATGTCAAAATTAATTATCTTAGTATttcttattagtattatttaatttgtttatattaaaaaagaaaaatcatgtgTATTGTATAATTTTTAAGAAGAAATTATCTGTTTATGAAAACAATCTGCACCCTATGTatcacattattattatttggattaaaGGAAAAATATCATCAAATGTGTCACACGATACTTTTATAGTTAAAGCGTAATATAAGGCTGTCCAATAACAAATCTCCTAGTGTGTGTCACATGATACAATCTTATGTGATCATGACTGTTGTTGATAGGCAATGGTGTTATAGGGTGGCACATCAGATCACATTATTAAATGGACAAGGAATATATGTatcacattattattattatttggataaaagaaaaaaatgtcaaTTGAATGTGTATCACACGATATTTTTAGATCGATTTTGATTTAATTAGGTTTCTACTTGGTTTCcatttcaactctttcaaagtTCATAATTTGTTAGGTTCATTGAAGTTGCGTTTACGAAATTGTGGGAAATTTGGCCATGTAGTTTTGAATAGtttcatttttcaaattatttagcGCATtagcttttattttctttgtcttaatttttgtgacaatttttaaatttcacaatataaataagtattttttgtccgtaatttttcttattttttttaaatatcttaaattaagaaatttaaattatgaaaGAGTAACTAGCTATAACCTACCACTAGTTAGGGTGGTAGACAATTTTGTGGGTTtaacaattttttattataaaaaggaTAAACTATACATAtctgaatattaaaaaaaaatacactcTTAACTATTATTTAATATGTTACATTTCAAAATAATGTCTAAATAATtagatatttattaaatttaaaaatccaATCTTTAATTTAGAAGGAAAAACAGATGGAGCCTTACTTGTCTTATCTAGCAAATTAATTGTTAGCTTTCATACCAATAATATTACCTAACATTTGAAATTCAAAGCACTATTATAGAGAATATTTCTTCGACGCACATGCAGGGCCATGCTATGTTGAGTGGTTGGTTAATCATGTAATTGTTTGGATCGATCACTTAATTCTCGTTGAGTGGTTCCTAGATGTCATGTCGAGTGTAGTATTGTTTCCCCCGGTCATTATGATTCGTTTTgtaaatttttccaaaaaaaatgacAGAAAaacatatcaccaaaatatttatgggataacacatacgaaaaattgaga
This window encodes:
- the LOC129885197 gene encoding probable peroxygenase 5 encodes the protein MASSSNTQLDDGIGNNDELTPLQKHVMFFDINKDGIIYPWETYQGFRKLGRDVFRSLLAAFLIHVVTSGKTRPGKWPSPLFPIVIKNIKFGKHGSDSDAYDSEGRFVPEKFEEIFKKYAHQNSESLTSDEVDELLKKNREPKDYFGWLNAMTDWRILFDVGKNKDGILTKEAVRDVYDGSLFEQKAREVAAAKKSKVN